Proteins encoded together in one Impatiens glandulifera chromosome 1, dImpGla2.1, whole genome shotgun sequence window:
- the LOC124919960 gene encoding TBC1 domain family member 2B-like, translating into MFGSQDKMDLASDYQSQVTILRPSIHARRAKLTVKFQDIYGFTVEGNVDDVNILNEVREKVRQNGKVWWSLEASKGANWYLQANFSSSSLNNKLSTLANSVTLRKLIRKGIPPVLRPKVWFSLSGAAKKKSTVPESYYDDLTKAVDGKITPATLQIDHDLPRTFPGHPWLDTPKGHAALRRVLVGYSFRDCDVGYCQGLNYIAAFLLLVMKTEEDAFWMLAVLLENVLVNDCYTNNLSGCHVEQRVFKDLLVKKCPRIAAHLEALEFDVSLVATEWFLCLFSKSLPSETTLRIWDVLFYEGAKVLFHVALAIFKMKEDALLVANHVGEVINILQNTTHHLFDPEELLTVAFDKIGSMTTTTISKERKKQEPAVMAELDERERRLNSLRGGSVR; encoded by the exons ATGTTTGGATCTCAGGACAAAATGGATTTAGCCTCCGACTATCAATCCCAAGTTACCATATTGAGACCAAGCATTCACGCGAGAAGAGCTAAGTTGACTGTAAAGTTTCAAGATATTTATGGGTTTACAGTAGAAGGCAATGTTGATGATGTGAATATACTGAATGAGGTGAGGGAGAAGGTGAGGCAAAATGGTAAGGTTTGGTGGTCATTAGAAGCTAGCAAAGGTGCAAATTGGTATCTGCAAGCTAATTTTTCATCATCATCACTCAACAACAAGCTTTCCACCTTAGCCAATTCAGTTACCTTGAGAAAGCTTATTAGAAAGGGTATCCCACCAGTTCTTCGCCCTAAGGTTTGGTTTTCCCTGTCTGGGGCAGCCAAGAAGAAGTCAACCGTGCCCGAAAGCTACTACGATGATTTGACAAAGGCAGTGGATGGTAAGATCACGCCTGCAACACTGCAGATCGATCAT GATCTTCCAAGAACCTTCCCGGGGCATCCATGGTTAGACACACCTAAAGGTCATGCTGCTCTTAGACGTGTTCTTGTGGGATATTCTTTCCGTGATTGTGATGTTGGTTATTGCCAG GGATTAAACTATATTGCGGCATTCTTGTTGCTGGTGATGAAAACAGAAGAGGATGCTTTCTGGATGTTAGCAGTCCTCCTTGAAAATGTCTTGGTTAATGATTGCTACACGAATAACTTGTCAGGCTGCCATGTCGAACAACGAGTGTTCAAGGATCTTCTTGTTAAGAAATGTCCGAG GATAGCTGCTCATCTGGAAGCTCTAGAATTTGATGTCTCACTTGTAGCCACTGAATGGTTCCTATGCCTCTTCTCCAAGAGTTTGCCATCAGAg ACAACATTGAGAATATGGGATGTGCTATTCTACGAGGGGGCAAAGGTTCTATTTCATGTTGCTCTGGCAATCTTCAAG ATGAAAGAGGATGCATTGCTTGTGGCAAATCATGTTGGGGAAGTGATAAACATATTGCAGAATACAACCCATCATCTCTTTGATCCGGAGGAGCTGTTAACG GTTGCTTTCGACAAAATTGGATCAATGACAACGACGACAATAtcaaaggaaagaaaaaagCAGGAACCAGCTGTGATGGCGGAGCTTGATGAACGAGAGAGACGGTTAAATTCTTTGAGAGGAGGAAGTgttagatga
- the LOC124919961 gene encoding uncharacterized protein LOC124919961: MESLAAMKSTGPYYRRIGDEVYVSAVALRATKGPAQLIMSSAYSLNLWDLQHFMVLVKPYSSNPDPHLSQVLVFDFQPEDPENIFVGLSALSGGSIKGSVFRRKLRRLPNRKCWFVGHSIVDTTEDVINNFNKNWETELKIGHHDCRHYTNELVKCLTGEENVLDRLRTEPLQQDS; this comes from the exons atggAGTCTTTGGCCGCCATGAAATCGACGGGGCCGTACTATAGGAGGATAGGAGATGAAGTGTATGTATCGGCGGTGGCTTTAAGAGCCACAAAGGGTCCTGCCCAGCTGATTATGTCGTCTGCTTATTCGCTCAATCTCTGGGATTTACAGCATTTCATGGTCCTCGTTAAACCATACTCTTCTAATCCTGATCCTCATCTCTCTCAG GTATTGGTGTTTGATTTTCAACCAGAAGATCCTGAAAACATATTTGTTGGCCTGTCTGCTCTATCTGGTGGCAGTATCAAAG GAAGTGTTTTTAGGAGAAAACTAAGGAGACTGCCAAATCGCAAATGCTGGTTCGTTGGACACTCCATTGTAGATACTACAGAAGATGTCATAAACAACTTCAACAAAAATTGGGAAACTGAATTGAAGATCGGCCATCATGATTGCCGTCATTACACAAACG AACTGGTCAAGTGCCTAACCGGAGAGGAAAATGTCCTTGACCGCCTCAGAACAGAACCTCTGCAACAAGATTCTTAA
- the LOC124928802 gene encoding uncharacterized protein LOC124928802, with product MKKTRRVADESMYGDGGGAVPELPIMMIEGGAGIRRPVGRRGISVILGIVRAPLSLLSWLSSDPAGRINGGADGVWASGEMGLMSEMNHLMINDSMRYAILL from the coding sequence ATGAAGAAGACACGCCGGGTTGCCGACGAGAGTATGTACGGCGACGGCGGAGGGGCCGTGCCGGAATTACCCATCATGATGATCGAGGGTGGAGCTGGAATTAGGAGACCGGTTGGAAGGAGGGGTATTTCGGTCATTTTAGGCATTGTCCGTGCACCTCTTTCTCTTCTGTCATGGTTGTCGAGTGATCCGGCGGGTAGGATCAACGGCGGCGCTGATGGGGTATGGGCTTCCGGCGAGATGGGACTTATGTCGGAGATGAATCATTTGATGATCAACGACAGCATGCGTTATGCCATCTTGTTGTAG